Proteins from a single region of Bradyrhizobium diazoefficiens:
- a CDS encoding DEAD/DEAH box helicase: protein MTAEGPPLGRILTYVRVLERLREREHFVSLPSFVDAVEEFPPKIVRSDLQSLGVDVRAGAALDVHASYWSIVKSVPAAEQREIDDGATLSVPTADETLAKIPQSPAESHVATFGREKGSALAAAQALNLSFDVAVGNPDLFLLGHGRMQGAHVAFRHQVATARHVAEDMKGLAIVADEVGLGKTNIAALVLEEILADDPVATALVLVPANVKPQWAEELSKFFGRELLLDIRELSYPELEVVPVLLLSLDQAKGTGKDSAVSEILRKRMWDLLIVDEAHDCRNADRLRFRFVYSLRARRRVLLTATPIHNSGYDMYNLATLLKPGYLGQRRFFAEKHMAGDRIIKDNDLLQQRLAPLMTRRLRRETDIPFAKRNFKLIEIAEFKPAEEVIYDELLALLKGIYSRHMGAAAKVSRASGMAQHVSQFVLIAMLVLREMASHPLAALHTLSTALRKRVEDLTSITRDDLDLVKLDGFIERYTGQPWDTAHHAKSCRLLDLAAELFARDEKFIVYVNYLKTHELLMKALTEQHPDCAVIGYRGAQDQDEKTGARAAFMSEKKACLISTDAGGQGLNLQFARTIVNYDFPWNPMRVEQRIGRVDRVGQERDVSIYNFRTRGTVEEYVQIVLTNKLKECRSVLGEFMSPLQVEKVYEDKLTMGIGRALMESRDAADMRKRMISLGEDELRQYVGDYGQYGKITPPDWTWRPRNQ, encoded by the coding sequence ATGACTGCCGAAGGTCCACCGCTCGGGCGCATCCTGACGTACGTTCGCGTTCTCGAACGCCTGCGCGAACGCGAGCACTTCGTCTCGTTGCCGAGCTTCGTTGACGCGGTCGAAGAATTCCCGCCGAAAATCGTCCGCAGCGACCTTCAGTCGCTTGGAGTGGACGTCAGAGCCGGCGCCGCGCTGGACGTCCATGCGTCCTACTGGAGCATCGTCAAGAGCGTTCCTGCGGCGGAGCAGCGCGAAATCGACGACGGCGCGACGTTGAGCGTTCCGACCGCGGACGAAACTCTCGCCAAGATACCGCAATCGCCGGCGGAGAGCCACGTGGCCACCTTTGGTCGCGAAAAGGGGAGCGCCCTTGCCGCAGCTCAGGCGCTCAATCTATCGTTCGACGTCGCCGTCGGAAATCCGGACCTATTCCTGCTCGGCCACGGCCGAATGCAGGGAGCCCACGTTGCATTTCGCCATCAGGTAGCGACGGCCCGACATGTCGCGGAGGACATGAAGGGTCTGGCAATCGTCGCCGACGAGGTCGGCCTGGGCAAGACGAACATCGCCGCCCTCGTCCTCGAGGAAATCCTCGCGGATGATCCGGTAGCGACGGCGCTCGTGCTCGTTCCCGCGAACGTCAAGCCGCAGTGGGCGGAAGAATTGTCGAAGTTCTTCGGGCGCGAACTCCTCCTGGACATCAGGGAATTGTCGTACCCCGAACTCGAAGTGGTTCCAGTCCTCCTGCTCTCGCTCGATCAGGCAAAAGGCACCGGCAAGGACTCTGCGGTATCCGAGATACTTCGAAAGCGGATGTGGGATCTGCTTATCGTCGATGAGGCGCACGACTGCCGGAACGCGGATCGTCTTCGATTCCGCTTCGTCTACTCGCTGCGGGCTCGTCGTCGCGTACTTCTCACCGCCACGCCGATCCACAACAGCGGCTACGATATGTACAATCTCGCTACGTTGCTGAAGCCGGGCTATCTTGGTCAGCGTCGCTTCTTCGCCGAGAAGCACATGGCCGGCGACCGCATCATTAAGGACAACGATCTCCTTCAGCAACGTCTGGCGCCCTTGATGACAAGGAGGCTCCGCCGCGAGACCGATATTCCGTTCGCGAAGCGGAATTTCAAACTGATCGAGATCGCGGAATTCAAACCCGCCGAAGAGGTCATCTACGATGAATTACTCGCGCTCCTGAAGGGAATCTACAGCCGACACATGGGTGCCGCGGCCAAAGTGTCTCGAGCGTCCGGCATGGCGCAGCACGTCTCGCAATTCGTGCTGATCGCGATGCTGGTGCTGCGCGAAATGGCGAGCCATCCGCTTGCGGCCCTCCACACCTTGAGCACGGCCCTGCGCAAGCGCGTCGAGGATCTTACATCGATAACGCGCGACGATTTGGACCTCGTGAAGCTGGACGGATTCATCGAGCGCTACACGGGCCAACCATGGGACACGGCGCATCACGCCAAATCCTGTCGCCTGCTCGATCTGGCGGCGGAGCTGTTCGCGCGCGACGAGAAATTCATCGTCTACGTCAACTATCTGAAGACGCACGAACTTCTGATGAAGGCTCTGACAGAGCAACATCCGGACTGCGCGGTCATCGGCTACCGGGGAGCCCAGGATCAGGACGAGAAGACCGGAGCGCGCGCCGCGTTCATGAGCGAGAAGAAGGCTTGCCTGATCTCGACGGATGCCGGCGGTCAGGGGCTCAATCTTCAGTTCGCGCGTACCATCGTGAACTACGATTTTCCGTGGAATCCGATGCGCGTCGAGCAGCGCATCGGCCGAGTCGACAGGGTCGGTCAGGAACGCGACGTCTCCATCTACAACTTCCGGACCCGGGGAACGGTCGAGGAGTACGTGCAGATCGTCCTCACCAACAAGCTGAAGGAGTGCCGCAGTGTGCTGGGTGAGTTCATGTCGCCCCTGCAGGTCGAGAAGGTCTATGAAGACAAGCTGACGATGGGCATCGGACGGGCGCTGATGGAGAGCCGGGATGCGGCCGATATGCGAAAGCGGATGATCAGCTTGGGCGAGGACGAGTTGAGGCAATACGTCGGGGATTATGGTCAATATGGGAAAATCACGCCGCCAGACTGGACCTGGCGACCGCGCAATCAGTAG
- a CDS encoding phospholipase D-like domain-containing protein, with product MRTTATSDDGKLRVTTIAGTRAVLIALDMDDDERKGLKGFAMRTGKAGAPLQWLTGMKVFKSLAPSTVPAGKSMHFTTDKNPIQSFLWSDYEAIPATEYSFEVSAMFGQPGNLQQRHVASFKIKTEAEDDGHHGVWFNRGAIASQAFADHFGNKSLTDAEYNDPANQEVAWLSRGLVEACLKYIDETPKGDALRVVAYEFTYQRVIGALKAAMKRGVDVKIVYHDTSANNKAITIAKLSEEEDGETILFKRTRPQTPHNKFIVRLEGGKKPVSVWTGSTNFTASGFLGQTNVGHLVTDREIAATYFNLWEGLKENPDPKAALATAMALSANPPNLVEKGVTPIFSKRPDDHLLDWYGDRIKDAATSTMFTGAFSVDPKILAPIATHGPSMRFILLERPPTEEINQAVHDNPADVSVSYGAILGKMQRKEQVEQKTGKGADGEPKKKWVPIPKFDIEKWFVDEELERQSGDGFVFFIHTKFLLVDPLSDDPLVCTGSANFSGASLKSNDENMILVRGDTRVADIYATEYDRIFRHFYSRDIANSIAKEGKVVNFALLDETDKWSDEYFAADSPKSHRRLMFFADRSKSWSDKAPGDASPFSATSPRGGASKPGSSKKTGRGRKKAVKSAAVKKKTKAARKRAAAVKKSPMKKKKSGVKKKKTGAKASRVREVAKRKRSGA from the coding sequence ATGAGGACGACTGCGACCTCCGACGACGGAAAGCTGCGTGTCACGACAATTGCGGGCACGCGAGCGGTCTTGATCGCCCTTGATATGGACGATGACGAGCGCAAGGGTCTCAAGGGATTTGCGATGCGGACAGGCAAAGCCGGTGCGCCCCTGCAATGGCTGACGGGCATGAAGGTATTCAAGTCGCTTGCCCCATCGACCGTACCCGCCGGCAAGTCGATGCATTTCACGACCGACAAAAATCCGATTCAGAGCTTTCTCTGGTCCGACTATGAAGCGATCCCGGCAACCGAGTACAGCTTCGAAGTCTCCGCCATGTTCGGCCAGCCCGGCAACCTGCAACAACGGCACGTTGCGTCGTTCAAGATCAAGACCGAGGCCGAAGATGACGGCCACCACGGCGTCTGGTTCAACAGGGGCGCGATCGCCAGCCAGGCTTTTGCCGACCATTTCGGCAATAAGTCACTGACCGATGCCGAGTACAACGACCCAGCCAATCAGGAAGTTGCGTGGCTGTCCCGCGGGCTCGTCGAGGCATGCTTGAAATATATCGACGAAACGCCCAAGGGCGATGCGCTTCGCGTCGTGGCATACGAATTCACCTATCAAAGAGTGATCGGCGCCCTGAAGGCAGCCATGAAGCGCGGCGTCGACGTAAAGATCGTGTATCACGACACGTCAGCGAACAATAAGGCCATTACGATTGCGAAGTTGTCCGAAGAAGAGGATGGCGAGACGATCCTCTTCAAGCGGACCCGTCCTCAGACGCCGCACAACAAGTTCATCGTACGACTGGAAGGCGGAAAGAAGCCGGTGTCAGTCTGGACCGGTTCGACCAACTTCACGGCTTCAGGATTTCTAGGACAGACCAATGTCGGCCATCTGGTGACCGATCGCGAGATCGCCGCGACCTATTTTAATCTCTGGGAAGGCCTGAAGGAGAATCCCGACCCGAAGGCCGCCCTCGCCACCGCGATGGCGCTTTCTGCCAATCCACCGAACTTGGTCGAGAAGGGCGTCACGCCGATCTTTTCCAAGCGGCCCGACGACCATTTGCTCGACTGGTACGGCGACCGAATAAAGGATGCCGCGACTAGCACCATGTTCACCGGCGCATTCAGCGTCGATCCGAAGATTCTTGCGCCCATCGCCACCCATGGGCCGTCGATGCGGTTCATATTGCTCGAACGCCCACCGACCGAAGAAATCAATCAGGCTGTTCACGACAATCCGGCCGATGTTTCCGTCTCGTATGGCGCCATTCTAGGAAAAATGCAGCGCAAGGAACAGGTAGAGCAGAAGACCGGCAAGGGCGCGGACGGAGAGCCAAAGAAAAAATGGGTTCCGATCCCGAAGTTCGACATCGAGAAGTGGTTCGTGGATGAAGAACTCGAGCGGCAGAGCGGCGATGGCTTCGTCTTCTTCATCCATACCAAGTTCCTTCTGGTCGATCCTCTGTCGGACGACCCGCTGGTGTGTACCGGCTCCGCCAATTTCTCGGGAGCATCGCTGAAATCGAACGACGAAAACATGATCCTCGTTCGCGGCGATACCCGCGTCGCCGACATCTACGCGACGGAATACGACCGGATTTTCCGCCACTTCTATTCGCGAGATATCGCCAATTCGATCGCGAAGGAGGGCAAGGTCGTTAACTTCGCGCTGCTCGACGAAACCGACAAATGGAGCGACGAATACTTCGCCGCGGATAGCCCCAAGAGTCACCGCCGCTTGATGTTCTTCGCCGACCGATCGAAGAGCTGGTCAGACAAGGCGCCCGGCGACGCGAGTCCGTTCTCCGCTACCTCCCCTCGCGGCGGTGCATCCAAGCCTGGTTCTTCCAAGAAGACAGGGAGAGGCCGCAAAAAGGCCGTCAAGAGCGCTGCGGTGAAGAAGAAAACGAAAGCCGCTCGCAAGCGCGCAGCCGCGGTGAAAAAGAGCCCAATGAAAAAGAAGAAAAGCGGGGTGAAAAAGAAAAAGACGGGTGCGAAAGCTTCGCGCGTCCGCGAGGTTGCCAAGCGCAAACGATCAGGCGCTTAG
- the ybgC gene encoding tol-pal system-associated acyl-CoA thioesterase, translated as MTATLDGQIRGGRHHMQVRVYFEDTDSGQIVYHANFLRFMERGRTNYLRLLGTNQQALLEEARNDAPGFAFVVRSMTIDFLKPAVLDDVLDVVTLPQEVRGASIDLLQECRRGSDLLVMARVRVAFVAGGRAQRIPKTLRLAMEALR; from the coding sequence GTGACAGCCACTCTTGACGGTCAAATTCGCGGCGGACGCCATCACATGCAGGTCCGGGTCTATTTTGAAGATACAGATTCCGGCCAAATTGTTTATCACGCAAATTTTTTGCGGTTCATGGAGCGCGGCAGAACGAATTACTTGCGCCTGCTCGGAACCAATCAGCAAGCACTGCTCGAAGAAGCTCGAAACGATGCGCCCGGCTTTGCCTTCGTCGTCCGTTCGATGACAATCGATTTTCTAAAGCCGGCGGTCTTGGACGACGTCCTTGACGTCGTCACGCTCCCACAAGAGGTGAGGGGCGCGTCAATTGACTTGCTACAGGAGTGCAGGCGCGGAAGCGATCTCCTAGTTATGGCGCGTGTGCGTGTGGCGTTTGTCGCAGGCGGAAGAGCGCAGCGCATTCCCAAGACGCTGCGGCTTGCTATGGAAGCGCTTAGATAA
- a CDS encoding sigma factor produces MGHTFGDRFLTYDLELKRRLRRRFKAVAVTLCERYDFYDLEPDDLVQEAFKAIVPREYDLNPNSGPITLIWRVIERKLIDEKRRRRPVFFHELGGEDCEEEDEDDQANVFDTSDAVPNAEQQLINREALLAFISETTSMVALLESVLNTRRRDFRMRVRNLFDAFCCDPGKYVYHSERGNSGIRIRASELAADLGWSENAYQQFKARVDSVLADAGLSVDRILLGIFVHDEAARLGLAPKPLQIGF; encoded by the coding sequence ATGGGCCACACCTTTGGTGATCGGTTCCTAACGTATGATTTGGAGCTAAAACGCCGTCTACGTCGTCGATTCAAGGCTGTGGCTGTGACTCTTTGCGAGCGCTACGACTTCTACGATCTGGAACCGGACGACCTAGTTCAGGAAGCGTTCAAGGCGATCGTGCCAAGGGAGTACGACCTCAATCCAAACAGTGGGCCAATTACCCTGATCTGGAGAGTCATCGAAAGAAAATTAATCGACGAGAAACGCCGACGGAGGCCGGTATTCTTTCACGAATTGGGCGGGGAGGACTGCGAAGAAGAGGATGAGGATGACCAGGCGAATGTGTTTGATACTTCGGATGCTGTTCCGAATGCTGAACAACAACTCATAAACAGGGAAGCCTTGTTGGCCTTCATATCGGAAACTACAAGCATGGTTGCGCTCCTTGAATCGGTACTAAACACCCGACGGCGCGATTTTCGAATGCGCGTCCGGAATCTCTTTGACGCGTTTTGTTGTGACCCTGGAAAGTATGTCTATCATTCGGAGCGAGGTAATTCAGGCATCCGCATTCGCGCCAGCGAGCTAGCGGCCGACCTCGGCTGGAGCGAAAACGCTTACCAGCAATTCAAGGCACGAGTTGATTCCGTGCTTGCCGACGCGGGTCTCTCTGTCGATCGGATTCTTCTGGGAATCTTCGTCCACGATGAAGCAGCGCGACTTGGCCTTGCACCCAAGCCGCTACAGATCGGATTCTGA
- a CDS encoding DUF3800 domain-containing protein produces MDFSEYIVYIDESGDYGLANINPDHPVFALAFCVVEKAKYVAALGPACPLGRYAHALRVPFSIEAMRRWRTPGRACSPSYLEANSHKARRVAVFASLI; encoded by the coding sequence ATGGATTTCAGCGAATACATTGTCTACATCGACGAGAGCGGCGATTACGGTCTCGCCAACATCAACCCAGACCATCCGGTGTTTGCCCTGGCTTTTTGCGTGGTCGAAAAAGCCAAATACGTCGCTGCACTCGGACCCGCGTGCCCTTTGGGTCGCTATGCTCACGCTCTCCGCGTGCCATTTTCAATTGAGGCGATGCGCCGTTGGCGCACGCCTGGTCGAGCCTGCAGCCCTAGCTACCTTGAGGCCAATTCCCATAAGGCGCGCCGCGTCGCAGTTTTCGCATCTCTCATTTAG
- a CDS encoding E2 domain-containing protein, which translates to MALDAIADTVPPWAEFRRIGTRAAEVDAVLVRSSGAFTRLFELEVLHLAAEVTVYERVRGKTLPTFCPERHINADGSFCLGLRAGQGINSATAATWWTKLHAFLLCQETAAEAGLWPSGAQLSHGDAGDIELLAEQAAAETGASAAYRDAVEFDIGPIAAGLSRINKATGRLRNGRSPCLCGRKHRTGKPLLRRECQCLGCPIELEFERRAAVDRFWRSMSGLQCCGTMLECRLKAIARSS; encoded by the coding sequence GTGGCCCTCGACGCGATCGCCGACACTGTTCCGCCTTGGGCCGAATTCCGCCGGATCGGCACTCGCGCAGCCGAAGTGGACGCCGTCCTCGTGCGAAGCAGCGGGGCTTTCACCCGGTTGTTCGAGCTGGAAGTCCTGCATCTCGCTGCTGAGGTGACGGTGTACGAACGGGTCAGAGGCAAAACTCTGCCAACGTTTTGTCCTGAGCGCCACATCAACGCTGACGGTTCCTTCTGCCTAGGTCTTCGGGCCGGCCAGGGGATCAACTCGGCGACCGCGGCGACCTGGTGGACGAAGCTTCACGCGTTCCTGCTTTGCCAAGAGACCGCTGCGGAGGCCGGACTTTGGCCTTCCGGCGCTCAGCTCTCCCATGGCGATGCGGGCGATATCGAGCTCCTCGCCGAGCAAGCGGCGGCCGAAACCGGCGCCAGTGCCGCCTATCGCGACGCCGTTGAGTTCGATATCGGCCCGATCGCGGCGGGACTTTCCAGGATCAACAAGGCGACCGGACGCTTGCGGAACGGTCGGAGTCCCTGCCTTTGCGGCCGCAAGCACCGGACCGGCAAACCGCTCCTCCGACGGGAGTGCCAGTGCCTCGGATGCCCGATAGAACTCGAGTTCGAACGACGCGCAGCGGTCGACCGCTTCTGGCGCTCGATGTCCGGTTTGCAATGTTGCGGCACCATGCTCGAATGCCGGCTCAAAGCAATTGCCCGGTCGAGCTAA
- a CDS encoding adenylate/guanylate cyclase domain-containing protein encodes MSWNADRAKTRIREHLKTVPAVDSNIALDSAQAQTTVRKSGLIGRLPIRQAFLVEGVHLYGQLLDFDGLVAEGGSETEGSHRRLLRFLNMHYRVWDAVVDNDDGDRVDYHGARLHAVITSPAGDAAAQITRAVALAGKLSEAAERLGQAHGFPSRIRFGIDHGRCLAMTTGRSHEKDTLFLGRPANHAAKLAAAEDEAGIFLTETAQQRARPGAVRKSAGRTVLDETYIRDAVGSFAFDSLERRVDEVAQDAVEPIFRFKRPELPLASVKFADLSPANSVRMGMASIFADIDGFTDFVDQAIEGGAVEITKAVRTVHVIREELNSVLNDDFGGKRVRFVGDCIQGCVAEGERTDDGPGSVRQAVICANGMRSSFDLCLDAVDSDAAIGLAIGVEYGPTPMTRLGYRGDDSVRCAASRATINAERTQQSIEGSGIRLGVVAQQVADAAVRRIIATGRLMSFDTASDLLGASQSPAVQIMRSEPAARSHAARSKR; translated from the coding sequence ATGTCGTGGAATGCGGACCGGGCTAAGACGAGGATCCGGGAGCATCTGAAGACCGTGCCGGCTGTCGACAGCAACATCGCGCTCGATTCCGCGCAAGCCCAGACCACGGTCCGCAAGAGCGGCCTGATCGGTCGACTTCCGATCCGCCAGGCCTTTCTCGTCGAGGGCGTTCACCTCTACGGCCAGTTGCTGGACTTCGACGGTCTTGTCGCTGAGGGCGGCTCCGAAACGGAGGGCTCGCATCGCAGGCTATTGCGATTCCTCAATATGCACTATCGTGTCTGGGACGCCGTCGTGGATAATGATGACGGCGACCGGGTCGACTATCACGGCGCCCGGCTCCACGCCGTTATCACGTCGCCGGCCGGAGACGCTGCGGCGCAGATCACCCGAGCTGTCGCTCTCGCGGGCAAGCTCTCGGAAGCCGCCGAACGGCTCGGCCAAGCGCATGGCTTTCCGTCCCGCATCCGCTTTGGAATCGATCATGGCAGGTGCCTGGCCATGACGACCGGCCGCTCGCACGAGAAGGACACACTATTCCTCGGACGTCCCGCCAATCATGCGGCAAAGCTCGCCGCCGCCGAAGACGAAGCGGGCATCTTCCTGACCGAGACCGCGCAGCAGCGGGCGCGGCCAGGCGCCGTCCGCAAGTCCGCCGGCCGGACAGTGCTCGACGAGACCTACATCCGCGACGCGGTGGGGAGCTTCGCGTTCGACAGCCTCGAGCGCAGGGTCGATGAGGTCGCTCAGGACGCCGTCGAGCCGATCTTTCGCTTCAAGCGACCGGAGCTGCCGCTCGCCAGCGTCAAATTCGCGGATCTCTCGCCGGCGAACTCCGTGCGCATGGGCATGGCGTCGATCTTCGCCGACATCGACGGCTTCACCGACTTCGTTGATCAGGCCATCGAGGGCGGCGCGGTCGAAATCACAAAGGCAGTGAGAACGGTCCATGTCATCCGCGAGGAGCTCAACTCGGTCCTGAACGACGACTTCGGCGGTAAGCGCGTGAGGTTCGTGGGTGACTGCATCCAGGGCTGCGTGGCGGAAGGCGAGCGGACCGACGACGGTCCCGGCTCCGTGCGACAGGCCGTAATTTGCGCCAACGGCATGCGATCGTCGTTCGACCTTTGCCTCGACGCGGTGGATTCCGATGCGGCGATCGGCCTGGCTATCGGCGTGGAATATGGTCCGACGCCGATGACCCGGCTGGGATATCGCGGCGACGACAGCGTCCGGTGCGCAGCCAGCCGGGCCACCATCAATGCCGAGCGGACGCAACAGAGCATCGAGGGTAGCGGAATCCGGCTGGGCGTCGTCGCCCAGCAGGTTGCCGACGCCGCGGTCCGACGGATCATCGCGACGGGACGATTAATGTCGTTCGACACCGCTTCGGATCTTCTCGGCGCTTCTCAGTCTCCGGCCGTCCAGATCATGCGCAGCGAGCCGGCCGCTCGGTCGCACGCTGCGCGTTCGAAGCGCTGA